In Capra hircus breed San Clemente chromosome 5, ASM170441v1, whole genome shotgun sequence, the DNA window TGAGCTCTATTTTATGActtcttaattaattaattttacagtaggtccttgttggttattttacATAAGCAGGGATCTCCCTGGTGGATTCATGGCTGAGAATCCGCCTtcccatgcaggggacacgggttcagtccttggatggggagctaagattccacagggcaactaagcccatgtgccacaactgaagaGAACCCCCTAaatgctacaactagagaaagcccacatgccacaacaaagacccaaataataataataattaataaatgtaGCAACATGTCTGTTTTGTGACTTTAAGGTCtaaatgaaatgaagtgaaaccccccccaaaataataataataaataaataaatagagcaaaatgtttattttgtgatttttaaggtctaaatgaaatgaagtgaaaaccCAAAATCCCTGGGCCAAAAGACCTAAAAGGGAAGCTGTGGGTCTTTCTCAGAAGGAACTGGCTATTTAGTCCCTCAAAGAAGGGGTTTTGTTTGTGGAGGAGAAGCAGAGAGGCGGGCCGTTTCCTTCCATCTCATCAGTCACCTGCGGGCTCCGAGGAAACAGGTCAGGCCTGGCCCCTGGCAGAAGCAAGAGGGGAGGTGGAACAGCTGGCCCGGCAGAGGGTGTTGAGGTCACTGTGCTTCAGGCAGGACGGGGCTGGCAGGCAGCCAGCTAGGGCTGAGGACATCAGGGCACAGACAGCTCTTGTGACTGCGTGGCGTGAAGTGCCAGAGCGCATGGCCAGCCTCGGGGCTGAGTCAGCTGCCCTCGGCCACCTTGCTCACCCTGAGGCTGCTTGTTCAGGGCCAGGCACCCCACCGGGACCCGGCACTCCCGTACAACAAGCCCCCCTCACCGAGACCCCAGCACACCAGCCCCCCAGGCCGACCAGCCTGGGCTACTGCCCATCGCTGTTTCAGTTGGCTCTGATACACCCCCTGTCCCCTAAGTCATCATCTAAGTCCTGAATCCAGGCCCCAAGCAAAGAGGATCTGCTCTCTCGAAGCCTCCGGAGCTGTGTCCACTCACTCCTGCCCTCCCTGTCTGCAGGGGTTGGTGGGGCGGTGGTGGAGAGGGCAGGGGTCTGTTCTGAGGCTGAGCCCATGCAGGTCACCCTCAGTCAGGGCCCTCGTGGCTGGGCTTGCATTTGTGTACAGCGGGGACATCTCTAACAGTGTGAAACTAAGCTGACCCACAGGGGACTGAAAATAAGATATGAGCAGCATCCCCCAGAGACTGACCCATAAAACTGGACACCAGAGGCCCCCAAACATGGGAGCAGTCCCATGGGCACTGCACTTAAGGagccaaaaagaaaagtacagttCTTCAGGGGCCCTTGTTTCCTGAGGTTATGCACCATTCTTTATTCTGTCCtgtattaattcattcaacaaacaaatCTTCCAGCTCTTTTCATGTGCCATAGCTGTTCTTGTAACCTATTACTGTGTAACCGTCCACACCAAGACTTGGTGACAAGGGCTTTTCTGGAGATGACTCAAAACTAGAAGCGAAGCAAGACTGACCGATTTAACTgcattagaaacaaaacaaaacaaaaagacctcTGTGTGGCAATGAGTACACTCATAAGTCAAATGAAAGACATTTGGGGAAAACATATGCAACTCATGTCACAGAGAAAGAACTAATCTCTCTAATagagaaaagacatttaaaaacacaGATGGCCCTGaggttcataaaaaaaaaaaatcaagcccaCTTAAATCAAGAGAGAAATTCTAACTATAAGCGCCCTGCGAAACCATTTCTCTTCTAGCAGATTGACACAAATTCAAAAGCTGGAAACTGGCCTCCTCTGTCAAGGCCACAGGGGAGCAGGCAGGCTTGTCCAGCACAGGTGCAGTGCAGCATGGGACAGTCTGGCAATGTGGAAATCTAGCAACATCGTGGGAAAAGTGGGAGAGATTTGTCCACgtgtacattaaaaaacaaaaaaccgagGAATACTAAGAAATTAATACAAGTTTCCTGAATTGAGTGGTAAGAGTGAGTTGGCCAAGAATGGGGTAAAAACAAGATGCCCCACTGCGTACCTTCTTGCGTGTTCCTTCTTTGAACAACAGGAGTGCCttatcactgcaaacaaatatgCATAACTTAATGAGACAAAAAATGCACAACGTCAAATTGTATAGGACCTAGCTAAAATCATCTTTTAGAAGTGTAAAGCtttaggggatttccctggtggtccagtggttaagacaccatgcttccactttagggggcacaggtttgatccctgatcagggaactaagattccgaaTGCCTTGAGATGCAactccccacacccacccacaccccactccccccaccccaaaaaaaaACCGGCTTAAAGCTTTAAATTTGGTGAATAGGATACAaggataaaaatttttttaagttaaagcaAGTTGGAACAGAGCAAAACAGGCTTGTTAATAATGGCTGACAACATTTCACAGTGCAACATACTTGCTATTTCCTCATGTATTTAATCATATCTAAATTATAAATCGAGGGTTCTTgtcaggtttttggttttttagtGGAACTCTTAAGTTTGGGTATAATTTTAATTCACAGAAAAAGCTGCAGAGATAGTACAgaatttcttctatgtccttcaCCTAGCTCCCTATGATGTAAACACCTCGAATAACCATGATACAAAGGTAGAAATTAACATTAGGATGTTACTACGAACTAAACCCTAGATTTtagatttttccagttttttccaAGAATGTCCCTTTCCTGTTGCAGGATCCGATCCAGGATACCACACTACATTTAGTGTCAGAGATTGCCTGTATTTCATAAACTTAACCAAGGGAAATTTCCCCTTGCTGATGGGCTAGGAACTCCTGGGAACATTTCTGCCTCTCACTTATTAATACCTTCCTACCTCTCTGGATGTGGACAGCATTCTGAGGAATGTAACCAAGGGAGTAAGGACACAAGACCTTAAGAATTACTCCCTGACTTCCCCAACTCTGGGCTGTTGCTTTTGTGAGTCCAGAGGGACAGGCTGGGAGGAAATGTTCTTTGTAATTCTCAGCCAATTCAATTGGCAGAAGTTGATTGAGCTTCTGCTGTGTCCAAGGGCTCTGGTAGGTGCTAAAGGGGCAAACAGAACTGAGTAAGACCTTTTCCTAATTTTAGAAGCTGATATCTAGGGACTGGACCCAGTTGAGCACAACACCATACAGGGGATGAGAGGTGGTGTaccggcagcaaaaacaagagatGGGGAGATACATGTCTCACCTGCAAGGACTgaagagggcttcctggagcagGTGACTTCCCAACCATGCTTTGAAAGAAGGGTAGGGTTTCAATGGCAAGGCAAAAGGGAAGTGTATTCTGGACCAAACCACAAACAGAGAACCCATAGGCTGGGGTTCCTGCAGCTGGATGTGTGCCCCAAAGGGCAGGgagacaggggacttccctggtggtccagtggctaagactccggaCTCCCAATTAACTCaaggggcctggattcaatccctggtcagggaattagattccacatgctgcaactaagagtctgcaCGCCACAAcgcaaagatcctgcatgcaggacgttcctggtggtccagtggttaagaattgaccctgcaatgcaggagacaccagttcgatccctggtctgggaagatcctacatgtctctgggcaagaactgagcctgtgtgccacaactggtgagcctgagctctggtacccaggaactgcaactactgagcccacgttctgcagctactaaagcccatgaagctggagcctgtgctccccaataAGAGAAGCCTCCACATTACAACTAGAGAGCGgtccccactctttgcaactagaGCAAGCCCATgcccagcaacgaagacccagcacagtcaaaaaaaaaaaaaaaaagatcctgcatgccacaattaagacccagcacagtcaaataagtaaacgttagaaagaagaagggaagacGGGCCTCAGAGACAGTCTCTAGTGCTAGGCGGGAGATCCACCTCTCTCCAGCAGGCAGTGATGCCAAAGGCCAGAGCTGTGGCCATGCAGCAGGGGGAGCTGGTGGCGGCAGGATGTGTGAGTTGGAGCAGGGGGCCTAGCCGAAGGGAGTCCTTGTCTTCTTGGGGTGATGGGCACCCAGCCCAGGGGGTCACTGGAATGGGAGGGGTCAGAGGCAGGCAGTGAAAGGGTGCCGTGGATCCCGGTCAAGATGTGAATGTGAGGATGAGGAAGAGGATGGGGTGGGATGACTGAGGGGAGCCTGACGGACATAGGTGAGGCAGCGGATAAGGTCTGTGAGGGAAGGGCCGACTGGACTGAGGAGTGCAGAGGggggcgtgcatgctcagtcgcttcagtcacatctgactcttcgggaccccatggactgcagtccaccaggctcctctgtcaatgggattctccaggcaagaatactggagtgggttgccatgccctccaggggatcttcccgacccagggatcgaacttgcatctgcctgtgtctcctgcattgtgggccaattctttacccactgagccacctggactAACAGAATTTGAGGTCAATGTGCTAGCTAGAGAAGTCCCCACTCAGAGGTCAGGCTGGAGCCTGGTGCCAGGTATAAATACGGCATCATCCATGACAAAGAGGTGGAACCCAGGGCAGTGGAGGAAGGAGCCTCTTCACAGGGGCCATGTCCCTCCCTGTGGCTTCTATACCTCAGGGTCTATGACCCCTGCTTAACTTGTCCAGGAGGCCACAGCATTTCTGGAACTCACGGACACCACCATGCATGTACCCACTGAAAGATGGTCTTGTCAACCCCAGCTCCCAGCTGACCCTCACCACTTAGTAAGGTCCAACCTCCTTAACTCCACACTCGGCCCCATCCTCACGTTTATGCACACTGtccagccaccaatacctttccCTGCACTGTGACTCGCTGCCAGTGTGTCCCCCACCAGCCCTGTCTTCAGAGCCTTGGTCTCTGATCCCCTCCCCctgacacacacccacaccccaggGAGAATTCACTGGACAGCTCTCTCTCTAGCCCTCAGCTGCCTGGATTCTGGGCTCCAGTTAGGGGCTCTGCTGGGCCATGACCCCTCAGGGTCCTAGGCTTTCCAACTAGCAAATGGTGCTAAGCAAAGAGGAAGTATTTCCCCTTATTTGTCCTAGACCTGTCACTTTCAGAGGTTCAAAAGATGCACTTTTGCACCTTTATTATAGGATTTGGTACCTCAAATATCCCCTTCATGATTTGGAGTTCTTGATCCTCTCCAAGCTCAATGTCATTGTCTATAATCCTCCCTCACCTGGGGGTTCCTCCATGTTCCCAATTTACACATTCATTGGTTCACTGGTACAACCAATATCAAGGCTAGCTCGTGCCAGAGACCTTGAAGACCCCAGGACGCCATGAGAACACAATGGAGGCAGTCCCGCCTTCCAGGAGAATGTTAAACCACTAAATAAAGAGCCTCCTCACCTTTAGCCCTCCAGTGGGGGTCCGTGAGGACCCAGGGGGTGCCCCGATCGCTGGGGCAGCTTCCTGGGCCTTCTCCAGCTCCTGATCCCGCGCAGGGGTAAGGATGGCCATGGGGATTGAGCAAGGGTCTGGTCCCATCGCCCCCGAGTCAGGCAGAGCCGGATCTGTTACCTAAGACACGGCCCCGGGTGCAGCCCAAGATTTTGGAGGTCGTTTGGCCAGAGCCCGCCCCGGCCGCTCTGCTCACAGCTGAGCGCTCAGCCCCCCGTGGGCGCGTACGGGCTCCCCATTGTAAGCACGATCGGGGATCAGGTCTCCACAAGAATCCAGCCAGCCCGCCGGAAGTCCTGCacgtggggcgggggcggggccgaccATTGGTGGGCGGGGCCGAGGGCGGAATGGGCAGGCCTTTGGTGGGCGGGGACGAAGGCGGGGCGGGAGAACGGAAGCtggtgggcggggcggggcagggcagaCAGGACGTTTATTGGCGGGGCCGAGGGCGGGTTTGGGGAAGGGACGACAGCTGGTggccgggccggggcggggctggggccggggcggggctggggccggggcgggcggggccggggccggggcggggccggctCCCGAGGAGCCAGAGCCAGAACCGAAGTGTCTTGTCCCACGGCGGAGACTTAGCTGGAGTAACGGCCTCCGTGCAACCTTGGGACGCGAACGATGGGTGAGGCTCCGCAGTCCCGGGCTCCCTAGACCGGAGTGGGATGGGCGAGGCCACCCACCGGCGCGAGGGTGGGGCCCCGAGAACGGGTCGCACGTGGTCTCTCAGGATTCCGGGGGCCCCAAGTTAGAGAAGCAAACTGGCGGGGGCTCTGGGGGCACGCGGGTCTCAGGCCTGGCCAGGAGCGCCTGCGGGTGAAAAGGTCAGCCCTGGCGATGGAGGAGGCAGCCGGACCTGAGTGGGCCGGTGCCCCGGAGGTCAGGGCAAGGGGTCTGGGGTCGCGCCACCCGCGCTGAATCCACTCTCCACCTGATTGCCCCTGTGTGACCTAGGGCGTGGACTGCACTTCCCTGTGCCTCAGGCTTCTGGGTTTGGGAAGGGAGGGTGAGAGTGCTCCAACTTACTGTGAAGATGTGGGGAGATGGGCCACCCCATTGGGCCCTCCACGAAGGCTTAGAAAACCTTGGCCATTGCTTGTTACTCTGTTTACTCCAGTtttacaggaaagaaaactgggtCAAGAGGTTTTAGTAACTTGCTCCAGGTCACATGGCCATAAGTTACAGAGCCCAGGCCTAGctaacccccacccccaacttatTCTAGAAAATTCTACTGTGAACCCCTCCCAAGGTTTTTCCTCACCCAGTGGACCCAGCttacctctccctcctccaggtaGCCACACACCCACATCCGGCTCTTTATTTCAGGTCTCATCTCAAAGCTGAAGCTTGCTGTTCCATGGGGCCACATTGCGGCCAGAGCCTGGGGCTCCCATCAAGCTGCCCCCGTTCTCTGCCTTCACGGCTGGCTGGACAATGCCAACTCCTTTGACAGACTCATCCCTCTTCTCCCAAAAGGTGGGTCTGGGGGCTGAAGGAAAACCATGGGGTGAGGCATCGGGTCTGTAGGAGAATCAGAAGTGGGGGAGATGGCTGACCTGGatgccccgccccccaccctctcTCCCTGTCTCAGACTTTTATTATGTTGCCATGGACTTCGGGGGTCATGGGCTCTCATCCCACTACAGCCCAGGTTTCCCATACTACCATCAAAACTTTGTGAGTGAGGTCCGGAGAGTTGCAGCAGGTGAGCAAGAGACAGAGCCTGTGTGTTTGTCTGtaggggtcgggggtggggtggggtagggaatTGGGGAGGTGCTCTGTGAGTGGGATGTGATGGCCAGGAAGCAACGCTGGCCTGAGAGTGCCTTGGGGTCTGGCCCTAATTCTGCCAGCAACTCATGGGTGACTTTGTGCAAGCTGGAGAAAGATCACTTCTTCCCATGAGTTCCAACCCCTCAGTGGCACTGGGGGCCCTTTCAGGGTGTTTCCTGAGTGGAGCATCCCAGGGCACAGGGACTGCGGGGCCGAGGGCAGGTGGGGGAGGCTGGCCCCACCCTGACCTGGCTCCATGTGTTTTCAGCCCTGAAATGGAACCGGTTTTCCATCCTGGGCCACAGTTTTGGTGAGTGCACTGGTCTCCAGCAGTGGGGCTGAGAGGGAGAGGACTGGTACATAGGTTCCCTGAGCCCCTgggaactgcaaggagatataaaGGAGTTCGTTAGACACTGACCCATGGGCACCATGCCCAGTGGCCTCAGGCAACCCCCTAAGGGACAGGTGGCCCCATGGATGGCCGTTGTCTCCTGATTTGAGAAGGGAAACAGAGTCAGGTCCGATGCAGGGGCCACGTGGCCCCAGAGAGGGAGCTTCAAGTTTGATGGTGAATGCAGAGCCCCGACTGCTGGTGGGAGATAGGAGCTGGGTGGCCTGTCTGAGGGTAGGTCCACCTCTGGGAAGGAGTCTAGGTAGGACTCGGAGAGCTGGGGAATATCTGCCAACTACTCTTTTGTCCCCCCAGGTGGCACTGTGGGTGGAACGGTGAGTAGATGGCTTTGCAGTGACCACCTCTGGCCCCTCCTCCcggtgggatggggagagtaGGAGCAGGAAGGGGTAGTGAGTCGCAGGCAGCGCATTAGTGGCTTGTGCCAGCTTCCTTTGGAAGCAGCCATGATAATCACTATTGTGAGGACATTCCTGATGGAGTTAAGTGTTTCCACTGCCCATCCCCTCTGCAGAGAACCCTGGAGCATCCAGCCATCACCGGGGTCGgtgctgggtggggaggaggggagagaaagtgCCTTGAAAGGATAGGAgatccccggtggcccagtgatCAGTACCCTGTCCCCACCTGCACGCCAGTGTCCCCAGGGGACAGTCTGAGaccgtctccttttcctcccctcTTCATGCTTCCGTTCTTCGGTGTTGCATCATAGTTTTCCTGTATCTTCCCTGAGATGGTAGATAAACTCGTCTTGCTGGACTCCTCACCACTTGCCCTGGACACGAACGTAAGGACGGGGCTTGCGCACATGGTGTCCCTGGGGTACCCGGGTCCCAGATAGTGTCCTCAGCCCTGCCGCCTTGGCGGATaccagggaggcaggaggaggtggcCGACGGTGGACAAGAGGGCTCAGGGAtccaccccccaccgcccccaaAGGCAGAGTGGTGCTACCTATTCCCTCGGACTGGACAGGGAACCAGGGTCACGGGCCTGTGTCATCCTCAGAGGCCCTGCTTGTGGCCTGGAGTCTGCAAAAGGCCAGGTTGATCACAACGGcaggggtggagaggggagggcagTGGGCTGAGGAGGCCCTAGGGGTGCGCAGTTGGGCGGGCGCACCCGCACTCAAGTGCCCTCATGGTGCACACGCACTGCACAACTGCACACATGAGGCCTGAGTGTGGACTGGTGGGCAAAGCGTTGACCCCTCTCGCCAGCACCACCAATGACGACCACCAGGGTTGTCACTATAtctgagtcctggctctgccattttccctgctgtgtgactctgggcaggtcactttgcctctctgggcctcagtttcctcacctgtaaaatgaggaggTTGGACTAGGGCAGGGGTCCGCAGTCTCTGGGACCTAATGCcagatgatctgaggtggaactgcTGTAATAATAATAGACATAAAGTGCACAGTAAGTGTAAAGCGCTTGACTCATTCTGACACCACCCTGATCCAAGAAAAacttgtcttccacgaaactggttcCTGGTACCAGGAAGATTGGGGTCCCCGGACTAGATGATGTGGAGGCACCCTCCAGCTCTGACAAGAGTCTTTCTGTTCCCGAGGGCTTAGCCTCACACAGCTCCTTTATcagcttcagttttcttgtcCATAAGATGTCCACAGATTCCGTAAGCGCAACAACCACAGCTGTCTCTTTACCACCACACACCCagtcctggcacacagtaagcactcaataagtgCATTGCGTGAGTGGAGAGCTCGTGGGTTACAGTGAGGATCTCCGAGACCGTGGTAACCACCACTCCGGCGTCTTTATTGGTTTCACCCACTGAGCTGACAAACACTGTGCCCCAGGGGGTTCCTCGGGAGTTTCTGGTGACCCTTTGCTCCTCCCGGGGTGGGTGGAGGTGTCACTTCCCATCGCTGCTCCAGGCAGTGGGCCTTGGACGAGGCCAGGCCGTGCAGAGAGTGAGCTGGGCTGGAAATGGGTGCACTGGAGGCTCCCTCCAGGTTGTACCCCCTCCGCAAGTTCCTCTCCACCATGTAGCATGAGAGTGTCAATTAGAACAGACGAACTTGCCGTTCAGTTGGACCCTAATAGTGCACCTTTGCAAAGCACTTGGCAGTTAACAGAGCTCTCTCTTCCCCTCCGTCTTCAGCCCGACCCCTCCAGCTCTCCCGGGCTGCAGGCTGGGCTGGGCAGCTGTGACCGAGGCGGACAACTTGCTCCAGGTCACAGGGCTGACCGGCAGGGGCTGATCCGGTGCCCTACCGCTCTCGGGTTCAAAGTATTCTCGGGCTAAAAGGGTGTGCCGCTGAGTGGAGGGTGGGGCTGGGCGAAGAAGTGGGTCCCTGTCCGCCCAgcagaacccacgtctcctttaGGAGATAGACAACTTGCTGACCTGCAAGCGGAGGGCCATAGAGCATGTGCTGCAGGTGGAGGCCTCCAGGAAGCCCGCGCAGGCGGTCAGCCCGGAAGAGATGCTGCAGGGGTGAGTGGCGGGTGGGACCAGTGGGAGTCGGAGACCTGGGGAAGCTATGGACCACCGAGGGGGGCAGTCTCGGGCCTGGAGGAAGCTCTGTCTCCTAGTCCCAAATCTGCAGCACAcctgtttctctgtgtgctcaCCTGGCGCTCCTTAGCCACCCCGGCTGGGACTTTGTCTGCCGTCACTCACCCGACCCTGTAGCTGTGCCCTTCGCCCCACCCCTCCACAAGCTCTCTGCCACTCCCGGtacccacacacacaaagacacacacactcacacaacacTGACACAGACATCCCCATTGGTACAGGCGCATGTCCTTGGCGGGTGGCCTTTCCCCACCTTCCTCTTCTTTTGCttggccccccacccccgccccaggcaTCCAGTGTCCCCTCTTCCCCAGGTTCCTGAAAAACAACAGCCACGTGGGCGAGGCGTGCGGGAAGCATCTCCTGCAGAGAGGAACCACACAGGTGGCCACGGGTAAGGGGCTCGCTGTCCAAGGCCTTTGCTTATGGGCATTGTCCTTTCTGAGGAATGACAGTGGCTAAGCTTTACCACTGGTTGCTCTGGACCAGGCGTGATCCTAAGCGCTTCGCAAAAGTATCTCCTTTAATGCTCCTACTGACTtaagcatgctaagttgcttcagtcatgtctgattctttgcgaccccgtggactgtagcccaccaggctctatggagttctccaggcaagaatattggagtgggttgccatgccactGCCCTATACTCATCCCATTTAAAGCAGGAGAAATGGAGACTCAGATGGGCCAAGCATGTGCTAGGTCAGACGGCTGCCGCACATCCCAGAAAGTCACATCCTATGGGGAACTTAGTCAGGGGTCTGGGGGCTCATTGTCAAGGCACAACGCTGCCCTGCTCTGCCAACCCGGTGTGCTGGGCATCCAGTGTCCAAGGCGAGGCTTAGAGGACCCCCACGGGGCAGGCGACTTTGAAGATGTTTTTCAGAATGGAGAAGTTGAGTTGGTGGCACCTTGGTTTCAGGGCAGCATCAGGCATGTGTTTTCTGCATGTTATTTCCCAATATATTCAATCAGGAAATCTCCACCCAGAGTCCGCTCTGTGCCCAGCCCCAAGGGTGGTGAGCCAGAGCCAATACCTGGCTGGCACGACCCCAGGGGACGCCATCCACAAGTGCCCTTGCTGGCAATGACTCCCCGAGGAGCTCAGAGAGCGTGGGCAAGCTCTTCTGGACTCCTAGACCTTCCCAGGTGACTTCAGTTTATGAAAAACCAAATGAGGCCAGAGTCCAAAGTCCAAGTGcgctgggggcggtggggggggagCTGAAGGAATTGTGAAATTACCCCAGCTGCTAGGGGTGGGGCCTTGGGAAGTGATGGGGACCTTGATTGGAGACAGTAGGGCAGCCCCCAGTGGCCATCATGTGGGGACTCGGGTGGCCAGAACTGCTAGTTGTTCAAGAGAAGCCAAAGTTCGGCTGcgctggcatttttttttttttttttcttttctttttggccacatggtGGGGTATGTGGGGCCTTAGCTCGccaaccaggaatagaacctggggccctgcagtggaagcgcggtGCCTTAACCccggaccaccggggaagtgCCTGCTCTGCTGTAGATTTTCTCAGAAGTTGCCAACCCACCATTAGGTCAAGGGGAATATCCCTGAGTGGGTTGGCGACCTGTTCTTGTCTTAGTCACCATATCTGCCCCCCCTGCAAATCCATCATGGAGAAGGGAGGTGGAGTGCAGAGGCTTATGGGCTCCGGCTCCCCTGATGGCAGACTGGAGGGGCCCCGAGGCAGAAGTGGGCTAATCTGGAATAAGACGGGGTGCCTGGCGAGGCTGGAGAAGCCGATTAGGGCAGCCCGGGGTCACGTGAGACGGTGAGCAGACGCTGGGCCAGGTGTCCAGGGGGTGGGAGCAGAGGAGAGAGGCGTCCTGGGCAGTGGGCAGGCGGCTGGATGGCTGTGTCAGGACAAGCCCCTCTGTGGCAGTGTGGCCCTTTGAGGCCTGGGGTTAGCCTACAAGCAGACCAAGCAGCCAACCAGACAGGGTGACCCCAGGGAGGCTTCTCCTGAGTCCTGACCCCCTGACAGCCCTCCACTGCATTCTGGAGCAGGTCACACCCCCATCATCCAGCCCAGCCCCCCAGCATGTGTGTTTCTTTCCTAGGGCTGCCGATACAAAGCCGCACAGATGGGGCAGTCTACACAGCAGATATTTATTCTCACAGTTTGAGGCCAGAAGCCAAGATCAGAGTGTTGGCAGGGCTGTGACGGGCCATCTGAGCCTCCCcccagcttctggtggcctcaggcgtTCTTTGGCCCATGTGTGGCCCCGTCGTTCTCCCCAAGTCTTCCCAGAGTCTGAGATGAGAGCACTCTAGGGAGAAAAAAACATCAAGTAAGGGAGTTCAGAGTTGGGGCCGAGCTTGTCCTTTGCTCTCTTCAATAGGAGGCCCTGGGTTGACCTCGTGGAGAAGGTGACCTCTGAACCCAGCGATGCAGGGAAACCTCCAGGAAAGGCTTGAGGCAGGAGCTTGATTGGGCTTCTGGGAAAAGCAGGAGGCAGCAAGCAGGGCGAGGAGGGAGGTCAACTCCGATTTTATCGGCTTCTTATCCGCGTTCCTGTCATAGCCCTGGCCCAGGCTGTCTAGAAGCAAGCTCAGTTGTTGGCGTGAGGTGGGGAGAGCCCTGCTCCGGGTGGTTTCGTGACCATGGACAGTCCCGTGTCAGCACCCGGCCGCTGCGGTGCTGACTCGGTCACTAGCTGGGCTGCCCTGGGGCTGCAAGCATGATTTGTTTTGTcttgtacacttgaaacacaAACATTGGACACGAGGGGAATTTTGAACAGGTCGCTTGTGTTTAGAATAGAAAGGTTGTGTGtgaaaatgcagagttccagtttctttttgttcatttgtttggctgtgccggtcttagttatggcacgcGGGATGTTTAGTTGTGGCCTGCGAAGTCTTAGCTGTGGAGTGTGGGATGTAGTTTCTCAActgaggattgaacctgggccccccagggttgggagcacagagtcttagctg includes these proteins:
- the SERHL2 gene encoding serine hydrolase-like protein 2 isoform X5, encoding MGLISKLKLAVPWGHIAARAWGSHQAAPVLCLHGWLDNANSFDRLIPLLPKDFYYVAMDFGGHGLSSHYSPGFPYYHQNFVSEVRRVAAALKWNRFSILGHSFGGTVGGTFSCIFPEMVDKLVLLDSSPLALDTNEIDNLLTCKRRAIEHVLQVEASRKPAQAVSPEEMLQGFLKNNSHVGEACGKHLLQRGTTQVATVSLQQVMTFLLAFWCFLVHKDPSEHFGVPRDEIVMPGVWLNRDRRITWPEHCFDFVSRELFVHYIKNLQAQVLLIKMNRVWEATLLRCPSAHRQANRLHPHDEME
- the SERHL2 gene encoding serine hydrolase-like protein 2 isoform X9, with the protein product MGLISKLKLAVPWGHIAARAWGSHQAAPVLCLHGWLDNANSFDRLIPLLPKDFYYVAMDFGGHGLSSHYSPGFPYYHQNFVSEVRRVAAALKWNRFSILGHSFGGTVGGTFSCIFPEMVDKLVLLDSSPLALDTNEIDNLLTCKRRAIEHVLQVEASRKPAQAVSPEEMLQGFLKNNSHVGEACGKHLLQRGTTQVATVSLQQVMTFLLAFWCFLVHKDPSEHFGVPRDEIVMPGVWLNRDRRITWPEHCFDFVSRELFVHYIKNLQAQVLLIKTE
- the SERHL2 gene encoding serine hydrolase-like protein 2 isoform X6, with the translated sequence MGLISKLKLAVPWGHIAARAWGSHQAAPVLCLHGWLDNANSFDRLIPLLPKDFYYVAMDFGGHGLSSHYSPGFPYYHQNFVSEVRRVAAALKWNRFSILGHSFGGTVGGTFSCIFPEMVDKLVLLDSSPLALDTNEIDNLLTCKRRAIEHVLQVEASRKPAQAVSPEEMLQGFLKNNSHVGEACGKHLLQRGTTQVATVSLQQVMTFLLAFWCFLVHKDPSEHFGVPRDEIVMPGVWLNRDRRITWPEHCFDFVSRELFVHYIKNLQAQVLLINSTPRCNPSICPRQ
- the SERHL2 gene encoding serine hydrolase-like protein 2 isoform X3; amino-acid sequence: MGLISKLKLAVPWGHIAARAWGSHQAAPVLCLHGWLDNANSFDRLIPLLPKDFYYVAMDFGGHGLSSHYSPGFPYYHQNFVSEVRRVAAALKWNRFSILGHSFGGTVGGTFSCIFPEMVDKLVLLDSSPLALDTNEIDNLLTCKRRAIEHVLQVEASRKPAQAVSPEEMLQGFLKNNSHVGEACGKHLLQRGTTQVATGVWLNRDRRITWPEHCFDFVSRELFVHYIKNLQAQVLLIKATEGYYAIRRENDGNREPMMFVSSSLKSVLKERFQYVEVPGNHYIHMNQPQQVAGVISSFLQNKEGTPAPL
- the SERHL2 gene encoding serine hydrolase-like protein 2 isoform X1; the protein is MGLISKLKLAVPWGHIAARAWGSHQAAPVLCLHGWLDNANSFDRLIPLLPKDFYYVAMDFGGHGLSSHYSPGFPYYHQNFVSEVRRVAAALKWNRFSILGHSFGGTVGGTFSCIFPEMVDKLVLLDSSPLALDTNEIDNLLTCKRRAIEHVLQVEASRKPAQAVSPEEMLQGFLKNNSHVGEACGKHLLQRGTTQVATVSLQQVMTFLLAFWCFLVHKDPSEHFGVPRDEIVMPGVWLNRDRRITWPEHCFDFVSRELFVHYIKNLQAQVLLIKATEGYYAIRRENDGNREPMMFVSSSLKSVLKERFQYVEVPGNHYIHMNQPQQVAGVISSFLQNKEGTPAPL
- the SERHL2 gene encoding serine hydrolase-like protein 2 isoform X2, which encodes MGLISKLKLAVPWGHIAARAWGSHQAAPVLCLHGWLDNANSFDRLIPLLPKDFYYVAMDFGGHGLSSHYSPGFPYYHQNFVSEVRRVAAALKWNRFSILGHSFGGTVGGTEIDNLLTCKRRAIEHVLQVEASRKPAQAVSPEEMLQGFLKNNSHVGEACGKHLLQRGTTQVATVSLQQVMTFLLAFWCFLVHKDPSEHFGVPRDEIVMPGVWLNRDRRITWPEHCFDFVSRELFVHYIKNLQAQVLLIKATEGYYAIRRENDGNREPMMFVSSSLKSVLKERFQYVEVPGNHYIHMNQPQQVAGVISSFLQNKEGTPAPL